From Amphiprion ocellaris isolate individual 3 ecotype Okinawa chromosome 10, ASM2253959v1, whole genome shotgun sequence, one genomic window encodes:
- the selenot1a gene encoding thioredoxin reductase-like selenoprotein T1a, which translates to MAMKWLRFSLLVLGVFSLCCATSGDSSGVKKMKMQFATGPLLKFQICISUGYKRVFEEYTQALYQRYPDIRIEGENYLPIPIYRHIASFLSVFKLLVIGLIIIGRDPFALFGMQAPGIWEWGQGNKIYACMMVFFLSNMIENQLMSTGAFEITLNDVPVWSKLESGHLPSMQQLVQILDNEMKMNVHMSTRPHHHS; encoded by the exons ATGGCGATGAAGTGGCTTCGGTTTTCGCTCCTCGTCTTGGGGGTTTTCTCGCTTTGCTGCGCCACGTCTGGTGACAGCAGCGGCgtgaagaagatgaagatgcAGTTTGCGACGGGACCTCTGCTCAAGTTTCAGATTTG CATTTCCTGAGGGTACAAGCGGGTGTTTGAGGAGTACACGCAGGCCTTGTACCAGCGGTACCCAGACATCCGCATTGAAGGGGAGAACTATCTTCCTATACCCATCTATCG ACACATTGCTTCCTTCCTGTCTGTGTTCAAACTACTGGTGATTGGGCTGATTATTATCGGCAGGGACCCTTTCGCACTCTTTGGTATGCAAGCCCCAGGCATCTGGGAGTGGGGCCAGGGAAATAAG ATATATGCCTGCATGATGGTGTTCTTCCTCAGTAATATGATTGAAAACCAGTTAATGTCAACAGGAGCATTTGAAATCACGTTAAACG ATGTGCCAGTGTGGTCAAAGCTGGAGTCAGGTCACCTGCCCTCCATGCAGCAGCTTGTGCAAATCCTGGAcaatgagatgaagatgaacgtTCACATGAGCACAAGACCACACCACCACTCTTAA
- the LOC111572728 gene encoding glutamate-rich protein 6 isoform X1, with amino-acid sequence MDIKRKSSFSCECVSNPFKMLQKNAAAPLKHNPLCILDDHSVQEEYPPQCVSDPSTYCTIAAGVLTYNRESDNHRLNLTTILPVSQPPIEFPVKCEHCGKQATPSLDTTWIQELEKTPTFCCLQRQQLCETLLKQRVLFGGRWRHRNQTSVKDTPAKQTDEVLVQGRELKDHKKFVMDLSSGLGTQSEQRTYKDYSINLQAAATFSSSSQALIFQLSCAPAKGFWTVHSSSTTENCLKIKEEEEQVSLPFCDHEPIHFGICHHQKESGFLQKYYSDGVRFLTVFPDGSAEVFYPSGHLALIVVVTERNGRVCIVYDDSGAPKQPIRAVFQSDGRAACYHSNGNIWLVVNKSGGQCLNDAGARTCGWSWGSLSVTPTPLHPIFLSLNKAIGVRVLGNKQVFVSFLARGQQAKLSVGACCAQCEYKTPTSRSSASKEELLVSAAKIRINQAVQHLHQNLMKTSHHQPPTTTVAPRLQAAAQRILDNSADVVMSESDRAFIHRCLKDCLMCLQ; translated from the exons ATGGACATAAAGAGGAAGTCCAGCTTTTCCTGTGAGTGTGTTTCAAACCCAttcaaaatgcttcaaaaaa atgctgctgctccactaAAACACAATCCGCTGTGTATCCTGGATGACCAT AGTGTACAAGAGGAATATCCTCCACAGTGTGTCAGTGACCCATCCACCTATTGTACCATAGCTGCAGGAGTTCTGACGTACAATCGCGAGTCTGACAACCACAGGCTGAACCTAACAACCATTCTCCCAGTG TCGCAGCCTCCAATTGAATTCCCAGTCAAATGTGAGCACTGTGGGAAACAGGCCACACCTTCACTGGATACAACATGGATACAGGAGCTTGAG AAAACTCCAACCTTCTGTTGTCTCCAGCGACAGCAGCTGTGTGAGACGCTGCTGAAGCAAAGAGTTTTGTTTGGGGGGAGATGGAGGCACAGAAATCAGACATCAGTGAAAGACACACCAGCGAAACAGACAGACGAGGTGCTCGTGCAAGGCAGGGAGTTGAAAGATCACAAGAAGTTTGTAATGGACTTATCAAGTGGGCTTGG aACACAATCAGAACAGAGAACCTACAAGGATTACTCTATTAATCTACAGGCAGCAGCGACCT TTTCCTCATCATCACAAGCCCTCATTTTCCAGCTCTCTTGTGCTCCAGCAAAAGGATTCTGGACAGTACATTCCAGTAGCACAACTGAAAACTGCTTGAAaataaaggaggaagaggagcaggtgTCGCTCCCCTTTTGTGATCACGAGCCAATTCACTTTGGAATATGTCATCATCAG AAGGAGAGTGGATTTCTACAGAAGTATTATTCTGATGGTGTGAGGTTTCTTACTGTGTTCCCTGATGGCTCTGCTGAGGTCTT TTATCCCTCAGGCCACTTGGCTCTCATTGTTGTGGTAACTGAACGAAATGGACGAGTCTGTATCGTGTATGATGACAGCGGTGCTCccaaacagccaatcagagccgtGTTCCAGTCTGATGGCAGGGCGGCATGTTATCACAGCAATGGAAacatatg GTTGGTCGTAAACAAATCAGGTGGCCAGTGTTTAAATGATGCAGGTGCCAGGACTTGTGGATGGAGCTGGGGCAGTCTGAGTGTGACTCCCACTCCCCTGCACCCCATCTTCCTGTCCCTCAACAAAGCCATCGGAGTCCGAGTGCTCGGGAACAAACAAGTGTTTGTCTCCTTCTTGGCGAGAGGCCAACAGGCCAAGCTCAGTGTGGGTGCCTGCTGTGCTCAG tgtgAATATAAAACACCTACTTCAAGATCATCAGCATCGAAAGAGGAGCTGTTGGTGTCGGCAGCGAAGATAAGGATCAACCAGGCCGTCCAGCATCTTCACCAGAACCTGATGAAGACGTCTCACCACCAACCACCAACCACCACAGTCGCCCCTCGACTCCAAGCAGCTGCCCAAAGGATTCTGGACAACAGTGCTGATGTAGTGATGAGTGAGAGTGATAGAGCCTTCATCCATAGGTGCCTTAAGGACTGTTTAATGTGCCTGCAATAA
- the LOC111572748 gene encoding uncharacterized protein LOC111572748: MCKKRKSATVRLAEAVLLTCCLVQTTDCYRLKKTETRHEAEAATTTGVPEGIIVFGKAFQIGSGLESYIVDGTRRASSNGSVEDETSYQADFIGWEKGHIHDIGSKEAEWKRLSPTLQCLKDQMKFRAVGPAASQLLLDRGYAPPIPLSHIPPSCGYNVQKNSMALVMLIPFNGCNVYQKGGSYVVPMSWKGYPVSLLCPKPAYTTPAPQYIVPGHPPSHPNLKLPPLYFFPYPKYPVVLPDHVHKPELPKYPLYHHWTPYYQYLPHPPKTALPTASVHNFAHSHLFPFPLYQNVPLHYPQHYHGSQQSAGHLTVPAKPQVLDIPMLPHFPHFYQPQYPKHPVLDVTTTTEAPVEPTVTPPHLYYPPHGHPHYPPHGHPHGHPHYPPHDHPHYPPHDHPHYPPHGHPHGHPHYPPHGQKPHSHGDHIQLTQFPLP; this comes from the exons atgtgtaaaaaaaggAAGAGTGCTACTGTTCGCTTAGCTGAAGCTGTTCTTCTGACGTGTTGTTTAGTCCAAACGACAGACTGTTATCgactgaagaaaacagaaacacggCACGAAGCCGAAGCAGCCACGACGACAGGTGTTCCGGAGGGGATAATTGTGTTTGGGAAAGCGTTTCAGATAGGGTCAGGCCTTGAGTCATACATCGTCGATGGGACCAGGAGGGCTTCTTCGAATGGCTCTGTGGAGGATGAAACTTCTTATCAAGCAGACTTTATTG GCTGGGAAAAAGGGCATATACACGATATCGGTTCCAAAGAAGCAGAATGGAAGCGCTTGTCACCTACCCTGCAGTGTCTGAAGGATCAGATGAAGTTCAGAGCTGTTGGCCCAGCAGCTTCACAGCTTTTGTTGGACCGAG GATATGCACCACCAATACCACTGTCCCACATCCCTCCCAGCTGTGGCTACAATGTGCAGAAGAACTCCATGGCACTTGTTATGTTGATCCCTTTTAATGGCTGCAATGTGTATCAGAAG GGTGGAAGTTATGTGGTGCCAATGAGCTGGAAAGGCTATCCAGTGTCACTCTTGTGTCCCAAACCTGCTTATACAACTCCTGCCCCACAATACATTGTACCTGGACACCCTCCAAGCCATCCCAACCTCAAACTCCCCCCACTGTATTTCTTTCCATATCCAAAGTACCCAGTAGTTCTGCCAGATCATGTACACAAGCCAGAATTGCCTAAATACCCACTATACCACCATTGGACTCCCTATTATCAGTACTTGCCTCACCCTCCAAAAACAGCTTTGCCCACTGCCAGTGTGCATAACTTTGCTCATTCccatttgtttccttttcctctctatCAAAACGTCCCTCTACATTATCCCCAGCATTACCATGGGTCTCAGCAATCAGCTGGTCACCTTACTGTCCCAGCCAAACCCCAGGTGCTCGACATTCCTATGTTGCCTCATTTTCCTCACTTTTACCAGCCACAGTATCCAAAACATCCTGTGCTGGATGTGACTACTACAACTGAGGCACCAGTGGAACCCACGGTGACTCCTCCACACCTGTACTATCCTCCACATGGCCATCCACACTATCCTCCACATGGCCATCCACATGGCCATCCGCACTATCCTCCACATGACCATCCACACTATCCTCCACATGACCATCCACACTATCCTCCACATGGCCATCCACACGGCCATCCGCACTATCCTCCACATGGCCAGAAACCCCATTCACATGGCGACCACATTCAATTGACGCAATTCCCCCTTCCTTAA
- the LOC111572728 gene encoding glutamate-rich protein 6 isoform X2, translating into MDIKRKSSFSYAAAPLKHNPLCILDDHSVQEEYPPQCVSDPSTYCTIAAGVLTYNRESDNHRLNLTTILPVSQPPIEFPVKCEHCGKQATPSLDTTWIQELEKTPTFCCLQRQQLCETLLKQRVLFGGRWRHRNQTSVKDTPAKQTDEVLVQGRELKDHKKFVMDLSSGLGTQSEQRTYKDYSINLQAAATFSSSSQALIFQLSCAPAKGFWTVHSSSTTENCLKIKEEEEQVSLPFCDHEPIHFGICHHQKESGFLQKYYSDGVRFLTVFPDGSAEVFYPSGHLALIVVVTERNGRVCIVYDDSGAPKQPIRAVFQSDGRAACYHSNGNIWLVVNKSGGQCLNDAGARTCGWSWGSLSVTPTPLHPIFLSLNKAIGVRVLGNKQVFVSFLARGQQAKLSVGACCAQCEYKTPTSRSSASKEELLVSAAKIRINQAVQHLHQNLMKTSHHQPPTTTVAPRLQAAAQRILDNSADVVMSESDRAFIHRCLKDCLMCLQ; encoded by the exons ATGGACATAAAGAGGAAGTCCAGCTTTTCCT atgctgctgctccactaAAACACAATCCGCTGTGTATCCTGGATGACCAT AGTGTACAAGAGGAATATCCTCCACAGTGTGTCAGTGACCCATCCACCTATTGTACCATAGCTGCAGGAGTTCTGACGTACAATCGCGAGTCTGACAACCACAGGCTGAACCTAACAACCATTCTCCCAGTG TCGCAGCCTCCAATTGAATTCCCAGTCAAATGTGAGCACTGTGGGAAACAGGCCACACCTTCACTGGATACAACATGGATACAGGAGCTTGAG AAAACTCCAACCTTCTGTTGTCTCCAGCGACAGCAGCTGTGTGAGACGCTGCTGAAGCAAAGAGTTTTGTTTGGGGGGAGATGGAGGCACAGAAATCAGACATCAGTGAAAGACACACCAGCGAAACAGACAGACGAGGTGCTCGTGCAAGGCAGGGAGTTGAAAGATCACAAGAAGTTTGTAATGGACTTATCAAGTGGGCTTGG aACACAATCAGAACAGAGAACCTACAAGGATTACTCTATTAATCTACAGGCAGCAGCGACCT TTTCCTCATCATCACAAGCCCTCATTTTCCAGCTCTCTTGTGCTCCAGCAAAAGGATTCTGGACAGTACATTCCAGTAGCACAACTGAAAACTGCTTGAAaataaaggaggaagaggagcaggtgTCGCTCCCCTTTTGTGATCACGAGCCAATTCACTTTGGAATATGTCATCATCAG AAGGAGAGTGGATTTCTACAGAAGTATTATTCTGATGGTGTGAGGTTTCTTACTGTGTTCCCTGATGGCTCTGCTGAGGTCTT TTATCCCTCAGGCCACTTGGCTCTCATTGTTGTGGTAACTGAACGAAATGGACGAGTCTGTATCGTGTATGATGACAGCGGTGCTCccaaacagccaatcagagccgtGTTCCAGTCTGATGGCAGGGCGGCATGTTATCACAGCAATGGAAacatatg GTTGGTCGTAAACAAATCAGGTGGCCAGTGTTTAAATGATGCAGGTGCCAGGACTTGTGGATGGAGCTGGGGCAGTCTGAGTGTGACTCCCACTCCCCTGCACCCCATCTTCCTGTCCCTCAACAAAGCCATCGGAGTCCGAGTGCTCGGGAACAAACAAGTGTTTGTCTCCTTCTTGGCGAGAGGCCAACAGGCCAAGCTCAGTGTGGGTGCCTGCTGTGCTCAG tgtgAATATAAAACACCTACTTCAAGATCATCAGCATCGAAAGAGGAGCTGTTGGTGTCGGCAGCGAAGATAAGGATCAACCAGGCCGTCCAGCATCTTCACCAGAACCTGATGAAGACGTCTCACCACCAACCACCAACCACCACAGTCGCCCCTCGACTCCAAGCAGCTGCCCAAAGGATTCTGGACAACAGTGCTGATGTAGTGATGAGTGAGAGTGATAGAGCCTTCATCCATAGGTGCCTTAAGGACTGTTTAATGTGCCTGCAATAA
- the LOC111572755 gene encoding uncharacterized protein LOC111572755: MECEAGGRRRARHIVAVILLLCSLVPNSTSLSLQGLSKAVKEDKGGNEAPAIDVKTGSIGINGKELNFQSGSASAPGNELLRVDLDPSDSTEMLELEKDFSNKAEWKRLTSSLHCGLDKMKLMFTGLGAADLQLDMGNAPPLPLMQVLETCDYLMQQNELGLDLIVPYDGCNVIQENGRYVLQMRLQETPVKFACPMLPSPDSTPGSTASEPLQQPWEVSFSPGSNSRRRSKRHIGWPPICDPHYLSYYSCPYYIYVAEFSKPNTPAPPPYYPYNPYYINSPNYPYKPFPSTPLKPARPCSTTASPTTPATTPATTTKKCSRGKPAITEYPGQIRQDTSFHKLPFPVPISHFPRAGQFLENQKYMPESGFQDPVLSGFHWESVPWFPQSADQGNYQFD, translated from the exons ATGGAATGTGAAGCTGGAGGGAGACGTAGAGCACGTCACATTGTGGCCGTCATTTTGCTCCTGTGCTCTTTAGTCCCAAATTCCACTTCTCTTAGCTTGCAAGGGTTGAGCAAAGCAGTTAAAGAAGACAAGGGAGGTAATGAAGCACCAGCCATTGATGTAAAGACAGGAAGCATTGGCATTAATGGGAAAGAGCTTAACTTCCAGTCAGGATCTGCTTCTGCTCCAGGAAATGAACTGCTACGTGTTGACTTGGATCCATCAGACAGCACAG AGATGTTGGAGCTGGAGAAGGACTTCTCTAATAAAGCAGAATGGAAGCGCTTGACCTCTTCACTACACTGTGGTCTTGACAAGATGAAGCTAATGTTCACAGGACTTGGTGCTGCTGACTTACAACTGGACATGG GCAATGCACCTCCCTTGCCTCTGATGCAGGTGCTGGAAACTTGTGACTACTTGATGCAGCAGAATGAGCTGGGCCTTGATTTAATTGTTCCTTATGATGGCTGCAATGTGATACAAGAG AATGGACGATACGTGTTGCAAATGAGATTGCAAGAGACTCCAGTTAAATTTGCCTGCCCCATGTTGCCAAGTCCTGATTCAACACCTGGTTCAACTGCCTCTGAGCCTTTGCAACAGCCCTGGGAAGTTTCTTTTTCTCCTGGGTCCAATAGCCGTCGTCGTTCTAAACGACATATAGGATGGCCTCCCATCTGTGACCCTCATTATCTGTCATATTATTCCTGTCCGTACTACATATATGTGGCAGAGTTCTCAAAACCCAACACTCCTGCGCCTCCTCCCTATTATCCGTACAATCCATATTACATTAATAGCCCCAACTACCCCTACAAACCTTTCCCATCGACACCGTTGAAACCTGCCCGGCCTTGCAGTACCACAGCTTCCCCCACTACACCTGCTACTACACCTGCTACTACAACTAAAAAGTGCTCCCGTGGAAAACCCGCCATTACTGAGTATCCAGGCCAAATTCGTCAAGACACTTCTTTTCACAAGCTTCCCTTTCCTGTACCAATATCACATTTTCCGAGGGCTGGCCAATTCCTGGAGAACCAAAAATATATGCCTGAATCTGGATTCCAGGATCCAGTACTTTCAGGCTTTCACTGGGAGTCTGTTCCCTGGTTTCCTCAGTCAGCAGATCAAGGCAATTATCAATTTGACTAA